Within Primulina eburnea isolate SZY01 unplaced genomic scaffold, ASM2296580v1 ctg1329, whole genome shotgun sequence, the genomic segment GGGTTGGGTAGGGTTTgggttagggttagggttttagGTTAGGTTTttttttagggtttaggtttaggtttagggtttagggtttttttttttttttttttttttttaccggaaaacaccgccggatgcggggggttaggcagacccctacctgtatatatccacaaaataaaaagtaacagcAGAAAGAAAACCTAAAAGAGGAGGGGGACTAAACCAAGACCTCCTCAAAAAGGCTAAAGCAGTGAAACATAAATACCAAGTAGCCTAGGGACATAAATACATAAGCAAAAATAACCCTAGACTACGACAAAAAGTGCGCCAGAAACTAATCAAATACGAGCTGCGCTAAGAGTCAACACGCCGAAGAAGACCAAATGATAACTGGGAGATGAGTGCAGAATCCATGAAGAAATTCTCATCTAAGCCATCACCCTGAAGAATCCAATCTGTCAAAACGACTCTAATCTGAAACCGAGTAACTGTATGAATCCCAGCAGTCAAAATATAAGGCCAGGAAATCACTGTACAATGACGATAGAAGAGCAAATGAAGATCGCAATCCATCCAGAACAAAAAGATCCAGCATCTGAAGTATAAATCTGACGAAGGTATCATAACAATGAAGAGGATCGTCCGGAAAGAATCCCTGGAACCACACGACATCCAGTAAACTCCTGTAAAAGAACTGAGACGGCGGGCAAGGAGAAACTGCAGTAAACGCCCGCCAGGGACCAGAAGTGGACCAAAGAGAGTCCCTAACAGAAATAGCGCTCCAGGGAATATGAGAGGGCCAAAGAAGAGCACCAAGAGGATAAGTGCGAGAGCCCACCCAATCCCGAGGAGACCAAACATGTAGTGTGCGAGTGTCTGGGCCCACTCACACCAGACTGGCAAAACGGGGGAAAAGAGAAACCCCCTAAGTAACAGTACCTGCAaagaaaaatatacatatacatatagaaATACCGAAGAAATGGGTCCAAGAGAAGGGATGGGCTTCAAGCGGCTAAGAACATCGATATCTCAGGTAGGGAAGTCCGGAGGTATCCGAACGTGCAAGTATAGAAATGTGCCTAGGGAGGGAGggacctaactctaaggtaAAGTGCCTAAAGGTATGGGCCCTCGCCGCCAACGCATCCGCCACCGAATACCCTCCCGAAATATATGCGGAATATGGACAGACCGCCCCCTCAAAAGGACCAGAATCCTGGATATAATGTGATCAAGACCCCAGCAACATCGACGGGAACGAATGAGCTGAATAGAAGTCAGAGAATCAAGCTCGATCCAAAGAGGGAAGAAAGAATGATCGAACAAAGGAGAAGACCCCTCCAAACCGCCCAAAGCTCAGCCCGGAGAGAAAACCCAGCTCCGATGAACTCGCTGAATGAGAGCACGACCCTCCCGGAATCATCCCGAACAATGCCACCAGCAGAGGAGTCCCCAGATGTACCACGCGAGCTCCCATCCACATTAAGCTTGAAGCACCCGGACGGCGGCCGCAGCCATCGAACAATCGCCGTCCTATGAAATCTGTGGAGAGCAACCGAAATACCCAGCAATCTCGCCACATGAAACTCACCCAGCCAATGTCTGGGCTTGACAGTACGCGCAGAGTGGGCGAGACGCAGGTAAGACAAAATCTGAAACTTCACCGTCTCCCCAGAGATGGGAAGATGACGGTGCTTAGCATCGTTCCACGCAGTCCAGAGGAACCACAGAACTATGCAGGGGAGAAACTCCCGCACATGGCCCCCCCGGGACCAGACCAAATCTCTCTTCCACGCACTGAGGAACAAACTGAAATCCTCAGTGTCGGGAATACGAACCCGAAACACGGCGCCAAAGAAGTGCCAGACAGACCGAGCAACCGGGCTGCGAATGAATATGTGTGTGAATGTCTCAGACATATCACAACACTGACATCTCGAGGCTAACGCAAAACCCCGGCGCTGGAGCACCTCATCAACTGGGAGCCATTGATGCCGGAATCTCCAGAGGAAGAACGACATGGTAGGCCTCAACCAGCTCCCCCAACACGGGCGGAATATATCAGAAGACGGAGCACGCTGACGGATCAGCTCCCAAGCAGATCTCACAGAGAAAGCACCATCGGAGCTATGGATCCATCGTGCCAGATCAGGGTCACCCGAAATGACAGGAATCAAAATAATCTCCTCGGCAACCGAAGGAGCAACAACCGCACAGAGGCGATCAAAATCCCAGGACCCCtcagaaagaaaatgagagacccGAACATCACGGCCCCCGCGGACCACACAACGGGAGGACAAAGGAACGTCCCCAAACCAAGTGTCATCCCAAAAGGAAACATCTCCGAGACCAACTCGCCAGCGCATGCCAGGCTCCGCGCGAGGGCGGATCCTGAGGAGACGACGCCAAATGGGGGAAATAGAAGCACGGGCGGGGACACAGGAAGGAGCATCCAGCCGGCAATACTTTCGGAAAAGGAATCTCGCCCATAAAGAAGCGCCCTGCCGAAATCTAAACCATAATTTTATAGAGAAACATTCCACGAGATCTTTCAATCTGCGGAATCCGAGTCCCCCCTCAAGCACGGGGAGGCAAGCCCGGGACCACCGGGCCCAGTGCCACTTCCTTTCCAAGGGTCTCGACCCCCAGAGGAAGGCGTTGAAGGCCCGCTCAAGCTTCTCCATGACAGCCAAAGGTGGCTGAACCACCTGAAACAGATAAATCGGCATGGAGAGGAGCACGCTACGTATCAGGGTCATGCGGCTCCCCGGGGAGAGGGTCCGAATCTCCCAACCCTCTAACTTCCTACGAACAGACTGTAGGAGGGGCTCAAAAAGGGAGCATGTACGATTACCCCGATAAAGGGGAACTCTGAGGTACTTGAGGGGAGATGACCCTCGGCGAACCCAGTGATGCGCAAAAGCCGGGAGCGGAGGCGCCCAGAGCACCTCGGAGGCAAAATCAAAGAACTCTTGGCAGCATTCACCCGCTGCCCCGAACAGTTCTCGTAGTGATGCAGAAAATCAACAAGGCGCTGCATACCACGAGTCCCACCACTGGCAAAAATAATGACATCATCAGCGTAAGCCAGATGAGAAATCAAAATATCACAATCA encodes:
- the LOC140820674 gene encoding uncharacterized protein; this translates as MNCLIWNIRRLRGSESQQRLHAHVKEKQIKVLAVLEPLIDLDPRFMTRRLGFSGVISNLSGHIWVFFAADVRAECVFDHAQFLHIRVSASFLPTEIFCSFVYARSCFGSLAGWGDFNVIRDASECLGSRGGRLLPMEEFNTFILDSGLIDAGFEGSSFTWTNKTIWKRLDRVLVSVDWGDHFSSIRVEHLARTVSDHCPLLVTAPVFARGPSSFRFQRMWVRHHGFLQTVRLNWNLPCSLSGMPRLFAKMKRLKHHLRWWNRDVFGSIFDRLTEAERGVRSAEDVCEADPSDANWTSLSDRNEDLARITAMEADFWKQKAACHWLEDGEQNTRLFHNMVKKKRVANKIFRIWENGVCLTSQDLIQQSGALFFQDLLTGEPSALDCPDFSGFSSVISVVEKDGIAAIPSLEEVRATVFSIHPDSVAGPDGFSSEFFQHCWEIVHQDVFGAVLDFFQGSPMPQGFTATHDHSYSQSRGCTRLVGLPSDQPVQCHEQNHLEVVVLSVEGCGGETCFPESEWLQRVVALVSACISHCHFSVNINGLLSGFFGSTRGLRQGDPLSPLLFVLGAEYLSRGLDRLYLQHPALRYRSDCDILISHLAYADDVIIFASGGTRGMQRLVDFLHHYENCSGQRVNAAKSSLILPPRCSGRLRSRLLRITGFAEGHLPSSTSEFPFIGVVQPPLAVMEKLERAFNAFLWGSRPLERKWHWARWSRACLPVLEGGLGFRRLKDLVECFSIKLWFRFRQGASLWARFLFRKYCRLDAPSCVPARASISPIWRRLLRIRPRAEPGMRWRVGLGDVSFWDDTWFGDVPLSSRCVVRGGRDVRVSHFLSEGSWDFDRLCAVVAPSVAEEIILIPVISGDPDLARWIHSSDGAFSVRSAWELIRQRAPSSDIFRPCWGSWLRPTMSFFLWRFRHQWLPVDEVLQRRGFALASRCQCCDMSETFTHIFIRSPVARSVWHFFGAVFRVRIPDTEDFSLFLSAWKRDLVWSRGGHVREFLPCIVLWFLWTAWNDAKHRHLPISGETVKFQILSYLRLAHSARTVKPRHWLGEFHVARLLGISVALHRFHRTAIVRWLRPPSGCFKLNVDGSSRGTSGDSSAGGIVRDDSGRVVLSFSEFIGAGFSLRAELWAVLLLRGFLFSPVLPVWCEWAQTLAHYMFGLLGIGWALALILLVLFFGPLIFPGALFLLGTLFGPLLVPGGRLLQFLLARRLSSFTGVYWMSCGSRDSFRTILFIVMIPSSDLYFRCWIFLFWMDCDLHLLFYRHCTVISWPYILTAGIHTVTRFQIRVVLTDWILQGDGLDENFFMDSALISQLSFGLLRRVDS